Proteins co-encoded in one Pirellulales bacterium genomic window:
- a CDS encoding heparan-alpha-glucosaminide N-acetyltransferase domain-containing protein, with protein MASSLPTNRLMSLDAYRGFVMLAMASEGLGLAAVAERMSDSRVWRFLGYQADHVAWTGCAAWDLIQPSFLFMVGVAMPYSYASRLAQGESSLKRGAHVIYRAAILVALGVFLYSTGRPETNYTFVNTLAQIGLAYALVYPFIGQGWRIQLGVAAAILAAYWLLFVLYPAPGPDFDWQAVGVEGDVERLTGLFAHWNKNANFAHAFDVWFLNLFPRSEPFRFNGGGYQTLNFVPSIATMIFGLMAGELMRGPRSHAEKFWRLAAAGVTGLAIGWLLGQTVCPIVKRIWTPSWTIFSTGWTCLLLAAFFWVIDIRGWRRWAWPLVIVGMNSIAIYLLAEKARPWIAMNLQTHLGQRVFEGQWFGRQVFDPVYEPIAHAALVLLVLWLACLWLYRQRIFVRI; from the coding sequence ATGGCCAGCAGCCTGCCCACCAACCGCTTGATGTCGCTCGACGCTTATCGCGGTTTTGTGATGCTGGCGATGGCGTCGGAAGGTTTGGGCCTGGCTGCGGTGGCGGAACGGATGAGCGACAGCCGCGTTTGGCGGTTTTTGGGGTATCAGGCCGACCATGTGGCGTGGACCGGCTGTGCAGCTTGGGATCTGATCCAGCCGTCGTTCTTGTTCATGGTCGGCGTCGCAATGCCGTACTCGTACGCCAGCCGACTGGCGCAGGGAGAATCGTCGCTCAAGCGGGGCGCGCACGTGATTTATCGCGCGGCGATCCTGGTGGCGCTGGGGGTGTTTTTATACTCGACTGGCCGCCCGGAGACGAACTACACGTTCGTGAACACGCTGGCGCAAATTGGCTTGGCCTATGCGCTGGTGTATCCGTTCATAGGGCAGGGGTGGCGAATTCAACTGGGGGTGGCGGCGGCGATCCTGGCGGCGTACTGGCTACTGTTCGTGCTGTATCCGGCGCCGGGACCCGACTTCGATTGGCAAGCAGTGGGAGTAGAAGGCGATGTCGAGCGGCTGACAGGATTGTTCGCGCATTGGAACAAGAACGCCAATTTCGCGCACGCGTTTGACGTATGGTTTTTGAACCTGTTTCCGCGCAGCGAGCCGTTTCGCTTCAACGGCGGCGGCTATCAAACGCTGAACTTCGTGCCATCGATCGCGACGATGATCTTTGGCCTGATGGCGGGGGAGTTGATGCGCGGGCCGCGCAGCCACGCCGAAAAGTTCTGGCGACTCGCCGCGGCGGGCGTGACCGGCCTGGCGATTGGCTGGCTGTTGGGACAAACGGTCTGCCCAATCGTCAAGCGAATTTGGACTCCCAGTTGGACGATCTTCAGCACAGGCTGGACGTGCCTGTTGTTGGCGGCGTTTTTTTGGGTGATCGACATTCGCGGCTGGCGCCGCTGGGCCTGGCCGCTGGTGATTGTGGGCATGAACTCGATCGCTATTTATTTGCTGGCGGAGAAGGCCAGACCGTGGATCGCCATGAATTTGCAAACACATCTGGGTCAGCGCGTGTTCGAGGGACAGTGGTTCGGCCGGCAAGTGTTTGACCCGGTTTACGAGCCGATCGCGCACGCGGCGCTGGTGCTGCTCGTACTGTGGCTGGCGTGCCTATGGCTCTACCGGCAGCGGATTTTTGTCAGGATTTGA
- the rplI gene encoding 50S ribosomal protein L9, with amino-acid sequence MANSVKGRGRVRVKRLPRGERGGIELLLIQTVEHLGKPGEVVEVKPGYANNYLIPQGLATIATNHHKRMVEKHRAKLAEIERKRLAGLQALADELSRQSITIEANANDEGHLYGSVGAVEIVNALKQQNFTITTDQVRLEGPLKELGLYTVKLHMGHEIQAELKVWVVPTVGGDAEKR; translated from the coding sequence ATGGCGAATAGTGTGAAGGGCCGGGGCCGTGTGCGAGTAAAGCGTCTGCCGCGTGGCGAGCGCGGAGGCATCGAGTTGCTTTTGATTCAAACGGTCGAGCATCTCGGCAAGCCCGGCGAAGTTGTCGAGGTGAAGCCCGGTTACGCCAACAACTACCTGATTCCGCAGGGGCTAGCGACGATCGCCACCAATCATCACAAGCGAATGGTGGAGAAGCATCGCGCCAAACTGGCCGAGATTGAGCGCAAGCGGTTGGCTGGCTTGCAGGCACTGGCCGATGAACTGAGCCGGCAGAGCATTACCATCGAGGCCAACGCCAACGACGAAGGACACCTGTACGGCTCGGTGGGCGCTGTCGAAATCGTCAACGCGCTCAAGCAGCAGAACTTCACCATCACGACCGACCAGGTGCGGCTGGAAGGCCCGCTCAAGGAACTCGGCCTGTACACGGTGAAGCTGCACATGGGGCACGAGATTCAGGCCGAACTCAAGGTGTGGGTGGTGCCGACCGTTGGCGGCGACGCCGAGAAGCGTTAA
- a CDS encoding single-stranded DNA-binding protein encodes MAASYNRVVLVGNLTRDPELRYTPSGTAVTDIGLAVNDRRKNQAGEWVEETTFVDVTLWGRTAEIASEYLSKGSSALIEGRLKLDTWETDGQKRSKLKVIGEKLQLLGGRGQGPGGGSPAGGGGRRSSGGGGGGGGEPDFDSPRGSFSEPTEDDIPF; translated from the coding sequence ATGGCGGCGAGCTACAATCGCGTGGTGCTGGTGGGCAATTTGACCCGCGATCCCGAGTTGCGCTATACGCCCAGCGGCACCGCCGTGACCGACATCGGCCTGGCGGTGAACGACCGCCGCAAGAATCAGGCTGGCGAGTGGGTCGAGGAAACGACCTTCGTCGATGTGACGCTGTGGGGCCGGACCGCGGAGATTGCCAGCGAGTACCTGAGCAAGGGTTCGAGCGCCCTGATCGAGGGGCGGCTCAAGCTCGACACCTGGGAAACCGACGGCCAGAAGCGCTCGAAACTGAAAGTCATTGGCGAAAAGCTGCAACTATTAGGCGGTCGCGGACAGGGCCCGGGGGGCGGTAGCCCCGCTGGTGGCGGTGGTCGCCGATCGAGTGGCGGCGGAGGTGGTGGTGGCGGCGAGCCCGATTTTGATTCGCCGCGAGGTTCGTTCAGCGAGCCAACCGAAGACGACATACCATTTTAG
- the rpsF gene encoding 30S ribosomal protein S6, with protein MAVHTYECLLVLDSNRYARDAAGVSGQIDKFIKNVGGETLVSRVWEERRLAYPINGHRKGTYWLCYFKVDGNQIAAIERDCQLSDSILRSLILKIDPRVADALVTHARGSAQPKTRAPEPAPTPNVAGFDEVPAEAAN; from the coding sequence TTGGCGGTGCATACTTACGAATGTCTGCTCGTTTTGGATTCGAACCGTTACGCGCGCGACGCGGCGGGAGTATCGGGCCAGATCGACAAGTTCATCAAGAATGTCGGTGGCGAAACGTTGGTGAGCCGCGTGTGGGAAGAGCGGCGACTGGCATACCCGATCAACGGCCATCGCAAGGGCACGTATTGGCTCTGCTATTTTAAGGTCGACGGGAATCAGATCGCGGCAATCGAGCGCGATTGCCAATTGAGCGACTCGATTCTTCGCTCGCTGATCCTCAAGATCGATCCGCGGGTCGCGGACGCGCTAGTGACGCATGCACGCGGCAGCGCCCAACCCAAGACCCGCGCGCCCGAGCCGGCGCCAACGCCGAACGTGGCGGGATTCGACGAAGTGCCCGCGGAAGCCGCCAACTAA
- the pth gene encoding aminoacyl-tRNA hydrolase, whose protein sequence is MKLIVGLGNPGRRYDGTRHNIGFEALAELGRRHQATGGRLAFQGETREATIAGTRCLLLTPHTYMNRSGQSVGDARDFYKIENESILVACDDFNLPLGKLRMRTKGSAGGQKGLDDVIRRLGDDFSRLRLGVGSPPAGWDAADFVLSKFTKEEQGEVGILVQRAADAIEKWLSDGPAAAMNQFNSLP, encoded by the coding sequence ATGAAGCTGATTGTGGGACTGGGGAACCCGGGGCGTCGATATGATGGCACCCGCCACAATATTGGTTTTGAGGCGTTAGCCGAACTGGGTCGACGGCACCAAGCGACTGGCGGACGACTGGCGTTTCAGGGGGAGACACGGGAAGCGACGATTGCTGGAACGCGGTGCCTTTTGTTGACGCCGCACACCTACATGAACCGCAGCGGGCAGAGCGTGGGAGACGCTCGCGACTTTTATAAGATTGAGAACGAAAGCATCCTGGTGGCCTGCGACGACTTCAACTTGCCGCTGGGCAAGTTGCGAATGCGGACCAAGGGGTCGGCCGGTGGCCAGAAGGGGCTGGACGACGTGATTCGGCGGCTGGGAGACGATTTTTCCCGGTTGCGGCTGGGGGTCGGGAGTCCGCCCGCTGGCTGGGACGCCGCCGATTTCGTGCTGAGCAAATTCACGAAGGAAGAACAGGGCGAAGTGGGGATTCTGGTCCAGCGGGCTGCGGACGCCATTGAAAAATGGCTGTCTGATGGGCCAGCGGCGGCGATGAACCAGTTCAACTCACTACCGTAA
- a CDS encoding 50S ribosomal protein L25: protein MAETLTVQIREQRGSRQSQRLRRQGQVPAVLYGHGAEPVSLCVPAEQVSAAIRHGSRLVDLSGAVSEKALIGDLQWDTYGNDVLHLDFVRVSEGERVTLTVSLETRGEAPGVKEGGVLDLVLHELEIECPVTAIPEKILVNVKELHLEQHLTAGQLTLPPEVTLVTDADVTVVTCHAVSEEGEESAAPGAGEPEIIGRKAESDEEDT, encoded by the coding sequence ATGGCGGAAACACTAACCGTACAAATTCGCGAACAAAGAGGCTCACGTCAGTCGCAGCGGCTGCGGCGGCAGGGCCAGGTGCCGGCCGTGTTGTATGGCCACGGCGCCGAACCGGTGAGTCTATGCGTGCCCGCCGAGCAGGTGTCGGCGGCGATTCGACATGGCAGCCGGCTGGTGGACCTATCGGGAGCGGTCAGCGAGAAGGCGCTCATTGGCGACTTGCAGTGGGACACCTACGGCAATGACGTGCTGCACCTCGATTTCGTGCGTGTCTCGGAAGGGGAGCGGGTGACGCTGACGGTGTCGCTGGAGACTCGCGGCGAGGCGCCGGGCGTGAAAGAAGGTGGCGTGCTCGATCTGGTGCTGCACGAGCTAGAGATTGAATGTCCGGTGACGGCGATTCCCGAAAAGATTTTGGTGAACGTGAAGGAGCTGCACCTGGAGCAGCACCTCACGGCGGGCCAATTGACGCTACCTCCGGAAGTCACGCTGGTGACCGATGCCGATGTGACGGTGGTGACTTGCCACGCGGTCTCGGAGGAGGGGGAAGAGTCGGCCGCGCCGGGCGCTGGCGAGCCGGAGATCATTGGACGGAAGGCGGAGTCGGACGAGGAGGATACTTAG
- a CDS encoding ribose-phosphate pyrophosphokinase: MNDLKIFSGRANPDLTQKICEYLGLPLGAISIGNFPDGEISCKVDEDVRGRDVFLVQPTCPPVNENLMELLILIESCKRASAERVTAVMPYFGYARQDRKDAGRVPITAKLVANIITRAGADRVLTMDLHAAQIQGFFDVPVDHLYASPVLTDYFSQMGFRPDDLVVVSPDEGSIKRALGHTKRLGGKLAIVDKRRASATDVTQENIIGASVKDKICLMFDDMISTAGSICGAARVVKENGAREIYVAATHGVLCGPAVERMESAPIKQVVITDTIPLRRDRALEKIKVLSVAPLLGEAIKRIHRNESVSRLFD, translated from the coding sequence ATGAACGACTTGAAGATTTTTAGCGGTCGGGCGAACCCCGACCTGACGCAGAAGATCTGCGAGTATCTGGGCCTGCCGCTGGGCGCCATCTCGATTGGCAACTTTCCGGACGGCGAAATTTCATGCAAGGTGGACGAGGACGTGCGCGGCCGCGACGTCTTTTTGGTGCAACCCACCTGCCCGCCGGTCAACGAAAACCTGATGGAGTTGTTGATCCTGATCGAGAGCTGCAAACGGGCGAGCGCCGAGCGGGTGACGGCGGTGATGCCGTACTTCGGCTATGCCCGACAGGACCGCAAAGACGCGGGACGGGTGCCGATCACCGCCAAACTGGTGGCGAACATCATTACTCGGGCCGGCGCCGACCGGGTGCTGACGATGGACCTGCACGCCGCGCAAATTCAAGGCTTTTTTGACGTGCCGGTGGATCACCTCTACGCCTCGCCAGTGTTGACCGATTATTTCTCGCAGATGGGATTTCGGCCCGACGACCTGGTGGTGGTCAGCCCGGACGAAGGAAGCATCAAGCGGGCGCTCGGGCACACGAAGCGATTGGGAGGGAAGCTGGCCATTGTGGACAAGCGCCGGGCGAGCGCCACCGATGTGACGCAAGAGAACATCATCGGGGCGTCGGTGAAAGACAAGATTTGTCTGATGTTCGACGACATGATCAGCACGGCGGGCTCGATTTGCGGCGCCGCACGGGTGGTGAAGGAAAACGGCGCGCGAGAAATCTATGTGGCGGCGACGCACGGCGTGCTATGCGGCCCGGCGGTGGAGCGAATGGAGTCGGCCCCGATCAAGCAGGTGGTGATCACCGACACGATTCCGCTGCGGCGCGATCGGGCGCTGGAAAAGATCAAGGTGCTCAGCGTGGCGCCGCTCTTGGGAGAAGCAATCAAGCGAATTCACCGCAACGAGTCGGTGAGCCGGTTGTTTGATTGA
- a CDS encoding redoxin domain-containing protein — MHATLTSRWLVWIIFAASVFALLLLSSTAAGGDNAQKDNSQNVGQAVSDFALEDTLGAAHRLSDYANSKAVVVAFLGIECPLVKLYAPRLEKIAAEYRERGVTFLAIDSNSQDSLAELQHFVRTYGLTFPVLKDPGNVVADQFQAVRTPEMFVLDSDHKIRYRGRIDDQYGFQKGVGYQRPEANQNELLSAIESVIAGEDVAVASTAAPGCLIGRVSSGDAKTDITYSNQVARIFQNHCVSCHREGEIAPFALSSYEEAAGWAPMISEVILAGRMPPWHADPKHGDFANDARLPDEDKELILAWAKGGAPEGDPSDLPPPRTFTTGWQIPTPDQVLPMADKPFVVPAEGKVEYQYFTADPGWTEDKWISAAECRAGNRAVVHHIIVFIIPPGEDPRPEAEGMSVRELLAGTAPGNPPTVLPTGMAKRVKAGSKLMFQMHYTANGREQSDLSSIGFVFADPATVTRDVKTDLAINVMFEVPAGADNHKVEAWRRFRQDSLLISLMPHMHLRGKAFRYELEYPDGRKEVLLDIPNYDFNWQNSYYFKEPKFVPRGAKMHCIAHFDNSEENLANPDPSQPVRWGEQTWEEMMIGWFVRAPAEEGADPDERRPANERDDDSTDKVSLSQ; from the coding sequence ATGCACGCCACCCTCACAAGTCGCTGGCTCGTCTGGATCATTTTCGCCGCTTCGGTTTTCGCGCTCTTGCTGCTCAGTTCCACTGCGGCGGGCGGCGACAACGCCCAAAAAGACAACTCCCAGAATGTGGGGCAGGCCGTGTCCGATTTCGCCCTGGAAGACACCCTCGGCGCCGCCCATCGGCTCAGCGACTACGCCAACTCCAAGGCCGTGGTTGTCGCCTTTCTCGGCATTGAATGCCCACTGGTGAAACTCTATGCGCCCCGGCTAGAGAAAATCGCGGCTGAGTACCGTGAACGCGGTGTGACCTTTTTGGCCATCGACTCCAATTCGCAAGACTCACTCGCCGAGCTGCAACACTTTGTGCGCACCTACGGGCTGACCTTCCCGGTGCTAAAAGATCCCGGCAATGTCGTCGCTGATCAATTCCAAGCGGTGCGGACTCCCGAGATGTTCGTGCTCGACAGCGATCACAAGATTCGTTACCGCGGCAGGATTGACGATCAATACGGCTTCCAAAAGGGAGTCGGCTATCAGCGGCCCGAAGCGAACCAGAACGAACTCTTGTCCGCGATCGAGTCGGTCATCGCGGGCGAAGATGTCGCCGTCGCCTCAACCGCCGCGCCCGGCTGCCTGATCGGCCGTGTCTCCAGCGGTGACGCGAAAACCGACATCACCTACTCCAATCAAGTCGCGCGAATCTTTCAAAACCATTGTGTGAGCTGTCATCGTGAGGGAGAAATCGCCCCCTTCGCGCTCTCCAGCTACGAGGAGGCGGCCGGCTGGGCCCCGATGATCTCCGAAGTGATTCTCGCTGGCCGCATGCCCCCTTGGCACGCCGATCCAAAGCATGGCGACTTCGCCAACGACGCCCGCCTCCCCGATGAAGACAAAGAGCTGATTCTCGCCTGGGCCAAAGGCGGCGCCCCTGAGGGCGATCCCTCCGACCTGCCCCCCCCGCGTACTTTCACCACCGGCTGGCAAATTCCCACGCCGGATCAGGTGCTGCCGATGGCGGACAAGCCGTTTGTCGTCCCCGCCGAAGGCAAAGTGGAGTACCAGTATTTCACGGCCGATCCCGGCTGGACTGAGGACAAATGGATCAGCGCCGCCGAGTGCCGTGCCGGCAATCGCGCGGTCGTGCATCACATCATTGTGTTCATCATTCCGCCGGGCGAAGACCCGCGCCCCGAGGCCGAAGGCATGTCGGTCCGCGAACTGCTCGCTGGCACCGCCCCCGGCAATCCTCCCACGGTGCTTCCCACCGGCATGGCCAAGCGCGTCAAAGCCGGCTCGAAGCTGATGTTTCAAATGCACTACACCGCCAACGGCCGCGAGCAGTCTGATCTCAGCTCTATTGGTTTCGTGTTCGCCGATCCCGCCACTGTCACTCGCGACGTCAAAACCGATCTGGCGATCAACGTCATGTTCGAAGTCCCCGCCGGCGCCGACAACCACAAGGTCGAGGCCTGGCGGCGATTTCGTCAAGACTCGCTGCTCATCTCGCTGATGCCGCACATGCACCTCCGCGGCAAGGCGTTTCGCTATGAACTCGAGTACCCCGATGGCCGCAAAGAGGTGCTGCTCGACATCCCCAACTACGACTTCAACTGGCAGAACAGCTACTACTTCAAAGAACCGAAGTTCGTGCCGCGCGGCGCCAAGATGCACTGCATCGCCCACTTCGACAACTCGGAGGAGAACCTGGCCAATCCCGATCCCTCGCAGCCCGTGCGCTGGGGCGAACAAACCTGGGAAGAAATGATGATCGGCTGGTTTGTGCGCGCGCCCGCCGAGGAAGGCGCCGATCCGGATGAGCGCCGACCCGCGAATGAGCGGGACGACGACAGTACCGACAAGGTCTCGCTTTCGCAGTGA
- a CDS encoding P-II family nitrogen regulator has product MKQIVAVVKPHLAEQVLETLKLSPIEACTVQEVKGYGRQKNYLDQYEGSEYALAFLPKVEITLWVDDVWVEEIVRKVIGVARTGRMGDGKVVVLPALTADEGLALGAANAAIKKRR; this is encoded by the coding sequence TTGAAACAGATCGTCGCCGTCGTCAAGCCGCATCTGGCCGAGCAGGTGCTGGAGACGCTCAAGCTGTCTCCCATTGAAGCATGCACCGTGCAGGAGGTGAAAGGGTACGGTCGGCAGAAGAATTATCTCGATCAATACGAAGGCAGTGAGTACGCCTTGGCATTTTTGCCCAAGGTGGAGATTACGCTTTGGGTCGACGACGTATGGGTCGAGGAGATTGTGCGCAAGGTGATCGGAGTGGCTCGCACCGGCAGAATGGGGGACGGCAAAGTTGTGGTGCTGCCGGCGCTGACGGCGGACGAGGGGCTGGCGCTGGGCGCGGCGAACGCGGCCATCAAGAAACGCCGCTGA
- a CDS encoding acyl-CoA dehydrogenase family protein produces the protein MDFQLSSEQRMIRDLARQFAEREIVPVAPRFDREAAFPHDIHKQALQLGLLNLTVPAQYGGGGQGVLELALVTEQLAWGCTGIAGAIGLNAVASDALLVGGNEAQKKEYLGRLTTGGFGCYAITEPAAGSDVANMQTRAVKRGDKYLLSGAKIWISNATVSTFAIVFAKTNPEAGNRGVSAFVVDLDRPGVEISKKFDKLGQRASPAAELSFNEVELPPSCLLGEENAGFLIAMRVFDRSRPMIAASAVGLIARCLDEARRYALERKTMGKPIIAHQAIGHKLADMAIKLDAARLLTWQASWLLDQEQPNTLQAAFAKAFAADAATWAASEAVQVFGGMGYSTEFPVEKLYRDAKVLQIYEGTSEIQRNIIVRELSR, from the coding sequence ATGGACTTTCAACTCTCCAGCGAGCAGCGCATGATCCGCGATCTGGCTCGCCAGTTCGCCGAGCGCGAGATTGTGCCCGTCGCCCCGCGCTTTGATCGCGAGGCCGCCTTTCCGCACGACATTCATAAGCAGGCGTTGCAACTCGGTCTGCTCAATCTCACCGTGCCGGCGCAGTACGGTGGCGGCGGACAAGGCGTGCTCGAGTTGGCGCTAGTCACCGAACAACTGGCGTGGGGTTGCACCGGCATTGCCGGCGCCATCGGCCTCAACGCCGTCGCCTCCGACGCGCTGCTGGTCGGCGGCAACGAGGCGCAAAAGAAAGAATATCTCGGGCGGCTCACTACAGGGGGCTTTGGCTGCTACGCCATTACCGAGCCGGCCGCCGGGTCGGACGTCGCCAATATGCAAACGCGCGCCGTGAAACGCGGCGACAAATACCTGCTCAGCGGCGCCAAAATCTGGATCTCCAATGCCACCGTCTCGACCTTCGCCATCGTGTTCGCCAAAACGAACCCCGAGGCGGGCAACCGCGGCGTCAGCGCGTTTGTGGTCGATCTCGACCGCCCCGGCGTCGAGATCAGCAAAAAGTTCGACAAACTAGGTCAGCGCGCCTCGCCTGCGGCAGAACTCAGCTTCAACGAGGTTGAACTGCCGCCAAGTTGCCTCCTCGGTGAAGAGAACGCGGGCTTTCTGATCGCGATGCGCGTCTTCGACCGCTCGCGCCCCATGATCGCCGCCAGCGCGGTGGGGCTCATTGCCCGCTGCCTCGACGAAGCACGCCGCTATGCGCTGGAACGCAAAACGATGGGCAAGCCGATCATCGCCCATCAAGCGATTGGCCATAAGCTGGCCGACATGGCCATCAAGCTCGACGCCGCCCGCCTGCTCACCTGGCAGGCGTCGTGGCTGCTGGATCAAGAACAACCCAACACTCTGCAGGCCGCGTTCGCCAAGGCCTTTGCCGCCGACGCCGCCACCTGGGCAGCCAGCGAGGCGGTGCAGGTCTTCGGCGGTATGGGCTACAGCACAGAGTTTCCCGTCGAAAAGCTATATCGCGACGCCAAGGTGTTGCAAATCTACGAAGGCACGAGCGAAATCCAGCGCAACATCATCGTTCGAGAACTATCGCGCTAA